From the genome of Aspergillus fumigatus Af293 chromosome 1, whole genome shotgun sequence, one region includes:
- a CDS encoding blue light-inducible protein Bli-3, producing MSSTINTSTGNKPVDPYKAKSLEDPPLQQKVEDMVNFISETKFGMLTTKLSNSDLLTSRCMALAGKEHGGIDLIFHTNLFSSKTMDLAVHPSEVNMSFLDPVSGSWASISGTAALVADQETVKRYYSPALQAWLGDLGDGVHDGGPGDPRIGVIKLEAKLATYAITRKGMIGRAVETVKSVSKGDVPAINSLRELTEEELAECKSI from the exons ATGTCTTCCACGATCAACACAAGCACCGGCAACAAGCCCGTTGACCCCTACAAGGCCAAGAGCCTCGAGGATCCCCCTCTCCAGCAAAAAGTCGAGGACATGGTCAACTTTATCAGCGAGACCAAATTCGGCATGTTGACGACGAAACTGTCCAACTCGGACCTCTTGACTTCGCGATGCATGGCCCTAGCAGGGAAG GAACACGGCGGGATCGACCTCATTTTCCACACGAATCTCTTCTCAAGCAAGACGATGGATCTCGCGGTCCACCCGTCAGAAGTCAACATGTCCTTCCTGGATCCCGTGAGCGGCTCCTGGGCTTCGATCTCCGGCACCGCGGCGCTGGTTGCCGACCAGGAGACCGTAAAGAGATACTACTCGCCTGCGTTGCAGGCGTGGCTGGGTGATCTGGGCGACGGTGTACATGACGGTGGCCCGGGAGACCCGCGAATTGGAGTGATCAAGCTTGAGGCCAAGCTGGCGACGTATGCCATTACGCGCAAGGGGATGATTGGCAGAGCCGTGGAAACGGTCAAGAGCGTCTCCAAGGGTGATGTCCCTGCCATCAACAGTCTCAGGGAACTAACtgaggaggaactggccGAGTGTAAGTCCATCTGA
- the BIR1 gene encoding baculoviral IAP repeat-containing protein — protein sequence METFAARLASFDLVLHPERRRTSSAKSVKPISWPHSRPSPAELAHAGFYYNPYETNPDNTTCYLCQRALDGWEPEDNPITEHLKHSKDCGWAIMMDIEQHSSNPAEIEDPTSERIAQARQATFGDQWPHDGKRGWMVEGGWYFCPTEESNDLASCAYCKLSLDGWEPKDDPFEEHYRRSSDCSFFVFAQPPGKKSKSSRSKKSRVSKASSRLSTQSTVSEAPMTALDNQMDEDDIPQPPAKTKASKKASKSKSKTLKSKKDDTLEPDNQMEVDTMEYVQPEPAKPKRTRGKKRSSEEMDPEESNIAIAENIHQSEPPTKKRATKSRSSAIQREESTRGDVAIAEVHEEDEEALLEAEAKKGRATTKKTSSKSRKVSEGSLAEKAALEARLPRDSELDAAIVAELEAEEPMAEESPAETHKSSKKSKSKKKTKKAAEEPPKVQHDTVERNEEQELRRVDDDEFIYRRTSDIQLPAEQPKPAKSATKQKTSKEERLSEKKTPESPRSRPATMVDSPEVEAEADRRHQRSLVSVEVTARDPEQDFEPERRDSGSQMKKATKKSSTSKAKKTSHTRATSPESGNPASERPDTRHSLKQEAPLQPEQKTIPRHIQDQVQEQELEPESEPELEQDPQDDIEQDREVDPEPEPEPEPHLGVDETPVRRRSSKVPPKTAERFSDIPQEKQFAKSIAETRTPNSHKVPQASINSSRQESDAVSPLPSTSKSSPSSSPQSSDAENQPPTIQLSAPRTQLASPSKEKAVRIPLATSTPSPSKRNANSGALRSLHPWTPIDIDEILYASMSDKENVDVGAALESIKGDLTSPEKKMTVEEWVYWHARNGEEKLKRECERLVSQFEKEGARAMRALEGIECID from the exons atggagactTTCGCCGCCCGCCTCGCCAGCTTTGATCTGGTTCTCCATCCCGAACGACGACGGACATCGAGCGCAAAGTCCGTCAAACCAATATCTTGGCCCCATAGTAGGCCGTCGCCTGCAGAG CTAGCGCATGCAGGATTCTACTACAATCCCTACGAGACCAATCCCGATAACACAACATGTTACTTGTGCCAGCGCGCTCTCGATGGGTGGGAGCCGGAGGATAACCCGATTACTGAGCACCTTAAACACTCAAAGGATTGCGGATGGGCTATTATGATGGACATCGAGCAGCATAGCTCAAATCCCGCTGAAATTGAAGATCCAACAAGCGAAAGGATAGCGCAGGCAAGACAAGCCACTTTTGGCGATCAATGGCCACACGATGGCAAACGGGGCTGG ATGGTGGAAGGTGGATGGTACTTTTGTCCGACTGAGGAGAGCAATGATTTAGCCAGTTGTGCTTACTGTAAACTGTCTCTCGACGGATGGGAACCCAAAGATGACCCTTT TGAGGAGCACTACCGACGGTCATCGGATTGTTCGTTCTTTGTCTTTGCCCAGCCTCCTGGGAAGAAGTCAAAATCTTCTCGATCAAAAAAGTCTCGAGTTTCAAAAGCGTCGTCTCGTCTCTCGACCCAGTCTACAGTATCGGAAGCGCCCATGACCGCGCTTGACAACCAaatggatgaggatgatattccTCAGCCACCAGCAAAAACGAAAGCCTCAAAGAAGGCATCAAAATCCAAATCGAAGACCTTGAAATCTAAGAAGGATGATACTCTGGAGCCTGATAACCAGATGGAGGTAGACACCATGGAATATGTCCAACCCGAACCTGCCAAACCCAAGCGGACCAGAGGCAAGAAAAGGTCTAGCGAGGAAATGGATCCAGAAGAGTCTAACATAGCTATTGCTGAAAACATTCACCAATCCGAACCTCCGACCAAGAAGAGAGCGACGAAGTCGCGCAGCAGCGCTATTCAGCGAGAAGAAAGCACTCGCGGTGACGTTGCTATTGCAGAAGTgcatgaagaggacgaagaggccTTGCTCGAAGCTGAAGCTAAGAAAGGGCGCGCGACCACCAAGAAGACATCATCCAAAAGTCGGAAGGTTTCAGAGGGTTCATTGGCAGAAAAGGCGGCTCTGGAAGCTCGGTTACCGCGAGATTCCGAGCTGGATGCAGCAATTGTAGCCGAACTCGAAGCCGAGGAGCCCATGGCCGAAGAGTCTCCGGCAGAGACACACAAGTCTTCGAAGAAATCGAAGtccaaaaagaaaacaaagaaggCCGCAGAAGAGCCACCCAAGGTGCAGCACGATACTGTCGAGCGAAACGAAGAGCAGGAGTTGCGTCGAGTTGACGACGATGAATTTATCTATAGGCGGACAAGTGACATTCAGTTGCCGGCCGAGCAGCCGAAACCAGCTAAATCCGCTACCAAGCAAAAAACCTCAAAAGAGGAAAGGCTTTCAGAAAAGAAGACACCCGAGTCACCTAGGAGTCGCCCAGCAACTATGGTTGACTCGCCAGaagttgaagctgaagctgatcgcAGGCACCAAAGATCTCTCGTGTCGGTGGAGGTAACAGCGAGGGATCCAGAGCAAGACTTCGAACCCGAAAGGAGAGATAGTGGTTCTCAAATGAAGAAAGCGACCAAGAAGTCCTCGACCAGCAAAGCGAAGAAAACTAGTCACACAAGGGCCACATCTCCAGAGTCTGGAAATCCTGCATCCGAAAGGCCTGATACAAGGCATAGTTTGAAGCAGGAGGCACCTTTGCAACCCGAACAAAAAACAATTCCTCGTCACATTCAAGATCAAGtacaagagcaagagctagAGCCAGAATCGGAACCAGAGCTAGAGCAGGACCCCCAAGACGACATAGAGCAAGACAGGGAGGTAGAcccggagccggagccggagccggagccgcaCCTGGGAGTCGACGAAACGCCTGTCCGTCGTCGGTCATCCAAAGTCCCGCCGAAGACGGCTGAGAGATTCAGCGACATCCCCCAAGAGAAGCAATTTGCCAAGTCAATTGCGGAAACTCGAACGCCGAACTCCCATAAAGTGCCACAAGCTAGTATAAACTCTAGCCGACAGGAAAGCGATGCGGTGTCGCCTCTTCCTTCCACTTCGAAGAgttcgccatcttcatcgccccAGTCTTCCGATGCTGAGAACCAACCTCCAACCATACAACTGTCGGCTCCAAGGACGCAACTAGCATCACCGTCCAAGGAGAAAGCGGTTCGCATTCCCTTGGCTACCAGTACGCCCTCACCGTCCAAGCGAAATGCGAACTCTGGCGCACTCAGGAGTTTACACCCTTGGACGCCCATTGACATAGACGAAATTCTCTACGCCTCAATGAGCGATAAGGAGAATGTGGATGTAGGGGCTGCTCTGGAGAGTATCAAAGGAGATCTTACAAGTcccgagaagaaaatgacTGTAGAAGAGTGGGTTTACTGGCATGCTCGgaacggagaagaaaagctCAAGCGCGAATGTGAGAGATTAGTCAGTCAGTTCGAGAAGGAAGGGGCCAGAGCCATGCGCGCACTGGAAGGGATCGAGTGCATTGATTGA
- a CDS encoding histidinol-phosphate transaminase → MAPKSSPFDLSKCARPNILRLQPYRCARDDYKDDGTNILLDANENAYGPGLALNSEGTLKKPTPEIDFLGLNRYPDPHQIELKKLFCKFRNTHVHTQKDLGPENMFVGVGSDEAIDALLRCFCVPGKDKILTCPPTYGMYAVSAEVNDVEIVKVPLDVNNGFQLQPDKINEALSADPTIKMAYICSPGNPTANLIRKEDIQKVLEHPTWNGVVIVDEAYIDFAPEGSSLAEWVTEWPNLVVMQTLSKAFGLAGIRLGVAFTSPEIARLLNSLKAPYNISSPTSAIATAALSPENMAVMRNYREQIIAQRKRMLQELPKIPGVGRFLGGQESNFLLVEMLDKPASEGGKPSNAVALAAYEAMAEKRGVVVRFRGKELGCEGCLRITVGTEQEVTRFLRELRAVLDGLLKGVESNQSGTR, encoded by the exons ATGGCTCCAAAATCGTCGCCATTCGATCTTTCAAAATGCGCGCGGCCGAACATCTTGAGGCTGCAGCCTTACCGATGCGCAAGAGA TGACTACAAAGATGACGGGACGAACATCTTGCTCGACGCGAACGAGAACGCCTACGGCCCAGGACTTGCGCTCAATTCTGAAGGCACGCTCAAGAAACCCACA CCGGAGATTGATTTCCTGGGCTTGAACAGATACCCAGACCC ACACCAGATCGAATTGAAGAAGTTGTTTTGCAAGTTTCGCAACACCCACGTTCACACACAAAAGGACCTGGGGCCGGAGAACATGTTCGTGGGCGTCGGGTCCGACGAGGCCATTGACGCTCTTTTGAGATGTTTCTGTGTTCCCGGAAAGGACAAGATCCTTACGTGTCCTCCTACGTATGGCATGTATGCGGTCAGCGCGGAAGTCAACGATGTCGAGATTGTGAAGGTGCCCCTGGACGTCAACAATGGCTTCCAGCTGCAGCCGgacaagatcaacgaggCGTTGTCTGCGGACCCGACGATCAAAATGGCATATATCTGCTCCCCTGGTAACCCCACCGCGAACCTGATCAGGAAGGAAGACATCCAGAAGGTGCTGGAGCACCCTACATGGAACGGGGTGGTCATCGTGGACGAGGCATACATTGACTTTGCGCCCGAGGGCTCCAGTCTTGCCGAGTGGGTGACCGAATGGCCCAACCTGGTCGTGATGCAAACTTTGAGCAAGGCCTTTGGATTAGCAGGTATCCGACTTGGCGTTGCGTTCACCAGCCCGGAAATTGCCCGGCTCCTGAACAGTCTCAAAGCCCCCTACAACATCTCCAGCCCGACGAGTGCGATCGCGACCGCCGCCCTGTCACCCGAGAACATGGCCGTGATGCGCAACTATCGCGAACAGATCATCGCTCAGCGCAAACGCATGTTACAAGAGCTCCCCAAGATCCCAGGTGTAGGTCGTTTCCTTGGTGGACAGGAATCCAACTTCCTCCTCGTAGAGATGCTGGACAAACCTGCCAGTGAAGGCGGAAAGCCCAGTAACGCCGTAGCCTTGGCAGCGTACGAGGCTATGGCTGAGAAGCGGGGCGTTGTTGTCCGGTTCCGGGGCAAGGAACTCGGTTGTGAGGGCTGTTTGCGAATCACTGTAGGAACAGAGCAAGAAGTCACTCGGTTCCTACGGGAGTTGAGGGCCGTGCTAGATGGTCTCCTGAAAGGGGTGGAATCAAATCAGTCAGGGACGAGGTGA
- a CDS encoding putative integral membrane protein Pth11-like has product MDFYQSMLNTRGIYSQTPPDIRTRFDDHPTLLVSWWATGFSLAFIITRVCGRYVRTERFFPEDKMMMVSVIPLLIRMALVHVVLLYGTNNTKTAGLTEEEIRQREIGSRLVLGARIFYAIFIWIAKFTVCEFLKRVAGMIWQRSLRIFLQIIYYFLASTLIAVLIATLVECQPFDHYWQVVPDPGPQCRLGYANLITMGACDIITDLLLVAYPIPIVLMTHMPMKRKVILSVLFALSLILVGITCYRVPSVIWHHGSQQYRSLLASLEILAATAVSNAVVIGSFVRDKGVKKAKFKKDVGSASVSESMDHSSTRRATITYHQWGSDSDLAGDLGIRLAPELQASDHKIPRPAPIAVPYHPLTAQTGTLTANWSFGNQRHSIGTDDDKTSTTGSLELKISPHEYIETNKTPHKKSNDAALSSPSKVSIFDVGGLLDDTPTPGSHNSSAELTHHRELSFGSQQYRNGSRAFLQDVGGLLPPSNTRNGRRRGSSVHFSDSADLPVPPYHPQRDTHAPILETSDGVELQDVGGLLSKDP; this is encoded by the exons ATGGATTTTTACCAATCGATGCTGAACACACGAGGGATCTATTCGCAGACGCCCCCGGACATTCGGACACGGTTTGATGATCACCCTACACTCTTGGTGAGCTGGTGGGCGACCGGATTTTCCCTGGCGTTCATTATAACCCGTGTCTGTGGTCGCTATGTCCGGACTGAGCGGTTCTTCCCAGAGgacaagatgatgatggttAGTGTGATCCCGTTGTTGATACGGATGGCGCTCGTGCATGTGGTACTGCTCTATGGCACGAACAATACCAAGACGGCTGGCCTGACTGAGGAGGAAATACGACAGAGAGAAATTGGCAGCAGGCTGGTCCTTGGCGCCCGAATATTCTATGCGATTTT CATTTGGATAGCCAAATTCACCGTGTGCGAGTTTCTGAAACGAGTTGCAGGGATGATCTGGCAGCGGTCACTCCGAATATTCCTCCAGATCATCTATTACTTCCTGGCCTCGACGTTAATCGCAGTACTGATTGCGACTCTCGTTGAATGTCAGCCTTTCGACCATTACTGGCAGGTTGTTCCGGATCCAGGGCCACAGTGTCGCTTGGGCTATGCCAATCTGATCACGATGGGTGCATGCGACATTATCACCGACCTGCTTCTGGTTGCCTATCCCATTCCGATCGTCTTGATGACGCATATGCCCATGAAGCGCAAGGTGATACTTTCAGTGCTCTTCGCCTTGTCTTTGATCTTGGTTGGGATCACCTGCTATCGTGTTCCGTCGGTAATTTGGCACCACGGATCACAGCAATACCGATCGCTTCTGGCGTCGCTAGAGATTCTAGCCGCGACCGCTGTCTCCAACGCGGTCGTCATTGGCTCATTCGTCAGAGATAAAGGCGTTAAGAAGGCGAAGTTCAAGAAGGATGTTGGTTCGGCCTCGGTGAGCGAAAGTATGGATCACAGCTCGACGAGACGTGCCACCATCACCTACCATCAATGGGGCAGCGACTCGGATCTTGCAGGAGACCTGGGGATCCGACTGGCGCCTGAACTTCAAGCCTCGGACCACAAGAttcctcgtccagcgccaATCGCCGTACCTTACCATCCCCTCACAGCCCAAACAGGGACGCTGACCGCGAATTGGTCCTTTGGCAACCAGCGTCACTCGATAGGAACCGATGACGACAAAACGTCTACAACCGGTAGCTTGGAGCTGAAAATCAGCCCTCACGAGTACATCGAGACCAACAAAACCCCTCACAAAAAGTCCAATGATGCCGCCCTCTCCTCCCCTAGCAAagtctccatcttcgatgTAGGTGGGCTACTGGACGACACCCCAACGCCAGGGTCTCACAACTCTTCTGCGGAATTGACTCATCATCGCGAGCTGAGCTTTGGCTCGCAACAATATCGCAATGGTAGCAGAGCTTTCCTGCAGGACGTCGGGGGCTTACTCCCCCCATCGAACACAAGAAATGGCCGCCGACGGGGCTCGAGTGTCCACTTCAGCGACTCTGCAGATCTCCCCGTGCCTCCGTACCATCCCCAGCGGGATACGCACGCGCCTATTCTGGAGACATCGGATGGTGTGGAGCTCCAGGATGTTGGCGGCCTTCTCTCGAAAGACCCATGA
- the fbpA gene encoding F-box protein translates to MQPVKHSVMDVPLEGEYVSFEHSLMALPTELHLQISSYLSYPDALALKHTCRHFYYLVYTGVHLKVDWLVERFERKLECPMEKCSFRTDESFCNSRIRGIMERRRRHLECPRRRGGCLVIEGRTCQKDLVPTWLKKQGRVKFLKHASKEGLSAIPCPS, encoded by the coding sequence ATGCAACCAGTTAAGCATTCAGTCATGGACGTGCCTCTGGAAGGAGAATATGTTTCCTTTGAACACTCCCTTATGGCTCTACCAACTGAGCTGCATTTACAAATCTCCTCCTATCTTTCTTATCCCGACGCTCTGGCACTCAAGCACACCTGTCGTCATTTCTACTATCTTGTCTATACCGGCGTTCATCTCAAAGTAGACTGGCTCGTCGAGCGTTTTGAGCGCAAGCTCGAGTGTCCTATGGAGAAATGCTCCTTTCGGACAGACGAGTCGTTTTGCAATTCAAGAATCAGGGGAATCATGGAACGCCGACGACGACATTTGGAGTgtcctcgaagaagaggaggatgtcTAGTCATCGAAGGGAGGACCTGTCAGAAGGACCTCGTTCCGAcctggctgaagaagcagggcCGGGTGAAATTTCTGAAACATGCGAGCAAGGAAGGTCTGTCGGCAATCCCGTGCCCTTCATGA
- a CDS encoding transcriptional regulator SPT3 has product MATDRTPKYRQEIQQMMFVSGETAEPSVETTTLIEDIVRQQVIEILARSTMLATRRGVRSISTDDLIFLIRHDKAKVSRLKTFLSWKDVRKNVKDSDDKGGADAADFAGADDPIAGGVVAGPQDVASKPKNKRARVGLVWDVNSFYSVQVPEREDEEDEEEEEQNYATLQRLAAADERTKNMTREEYVFWSECRQASFTYRKSKRFREWAGFGIVTESKPNDDIVDILGFLTFEIVQTLTEEALKVKEREDREKIRRGGAESGAGENTKKRKRETGLFDPPEEGRTPVEPRHIREAYRKLQATPNKNIAMLLHNGRIPARMPLRLI; this is encoded by the exons ATGGCAACCGATCGAACACCGAAGTATCGGCAGGAGATCCAGCAG ATGATGTTTGTCTCTGGAGAGACTGCCGAACCATCCGTTGAAACGACAACACTTATTGAGGATATCGTTCGCCAGCAAGTGATTGAAATC CTTGCACGAAGCACGATGTTGGCTACACGTCGGGGTGTGCGATCTATTTCCACAGATGATTTGATATTCCTAATTAGACATGACAAGGCCAAAGTCTCACGTCTTAAGACCTTCCTTTCTTGGAAGGATGTCCGTAAAAATGTCAAAGACTCGGATGATAAAGGTGGCGCCGACGCTGCGGACTTCGCAGGTGCTGACGACCCGATTGCGGGAGGCGTCGTTGCCGGGCCTCAAGACGTTGCTTCCAAACCGAAAAACAAGAGGGCGCGTGTTGGCCTTGTGTGGGATGTAAATAGCTTCTACTCCGTCCAGGTACCGGAGAgggaggacgaagaagatgaagaggaagaggagcagaacTATGCAACTCTTCAACGTCTTGCAGCAGCTGATGAACGCACAAAGAACATGACCAGGGAAGAGTACGTGTTCTGGTCGGAATGCCGTCAAGCATCGTTTACCTATCGCAAGAGCAAGCGTTTTCGAGAGTGGGCTGGCTTTGGCATTGTGACGGAATCGAAACCCAATGACGATATCGTCGATATTCTCGGATTCTTGACGTTCGAGATAGTTCAGACCCTGACCGAGGAAgctctcaaggtcaaggaacgTGAGGACCGTGAGAAGATCCGTCGTGGAGGAGCCGAAAGCGGAGCAGGTGAAAACACGAAGAAGCGTAAGCGAGAAACTGGTCTTTTCGATCCTCCCGAAGAGGGACGTACGCCAGTCGAACCAAGACACATCCGTGAGGCTTACCGTAAGCTTCAAGCCACTCCGAACAAGAATATTGCTATGCTCCTGCACAACGGGCGCATCCCGGCCCGTATGCCTTTGAGATTG ATTTGA
- a CDS encoding U4/U6-U5 snRNP complex subunit SNU23, whose translation MSDKGNTAYGAPSSDTAFRKTWDREEYAKKAADEEAKRKEEGKARYEAKLLGKKWHAPVDYSSLEATTSRKQRLDVASMVGKTTIVPAGSAVGKRGRGAGFYCSDCDLTFKDNLQLVEHLNSKQHLIATGQSGEVVRASLEDVRQRLRFLAHQKRVREEEERRAWQLDLGQRLKEREEQEAKEREEKRRKRNEKRRKNGENGIKQEEDSWEGRLGIIA comes from the coding sequence ATGTCCGACAAAGGAAACACCGCATACGGAGCCCCCTCATCAGATACCGCCTTCCGCAAAACATGGGACCGAGAAGAATACGCCAAAAAGGccgcagatgaagaggcgAAGCGCAAGGAAGAGGGCAAGGCGCGCTATGAGGCAAAGCTCCTAGGCAAAAAATGGCACGCGCCGGTGGACTATAGCTCGCTCGAGGCGACAACCTCGCGCAAACAGCGCCTCGATGTCGCCTCGATGGTGGGCAAGACGACGATTGTTCCAGCGGGATCGGCAGTGGGTAAAAGGGGTCGCGGTGCCGGTTTCTACTGCTCCGACTGTGATCTTACCTTCAAGGATAATCTGCAGCTGGTGGAGCATTTGAACAGCAAGCAACACTTGATTGCGACGGGTCAGAGTGGCGAGGTGGTTCGTGCTAGTTTGGAAGACGTGCGGCAGCGGTTACGATTTCTGGCTCATCAGAAGCGAGtcagggaggaagaagaacggcGTGCCTGGCAGTTGGATCTTGGCCAAAGATtgaaggagagggaggaacAAGAGGccaaagagagagaggaaaagagaaggaagaggaacgaaAAGCGTCGGAAGAATGGAGAAAACGGGATCAAGCAGGAGGAAGATTCCTGGGAAGGTCGACTCGGCATTATCGCATAG
- the aps2 gene encoding AP-2 complex subunit sigma: MVLSFILVQNRQGKTRLAKWYAPYSDEEKVKLKGEVHRLVAPRDQKYQSNFVEFKRSTKIVYRRYAGLFFCVCVDATDNELAYLEAIHFFVEVLDQFFGNVCELDLVFNFYKVYAILDEVFLAGEIEETSKQVVLTRLEHLDKLE; the protein is encoded by the exons ATGGTTCTTTCATTTATACTGGTGCAAAACCGCCA GGGTAAGACACGCCTGGCGAAGTGGTATGCGCCTTATAGC gatgaggagaaagtAAAACTCAAGGGCGAG GTCCACCGCCTTGTCGCCCCCCGGGATCAGAAGTATCAGTCGAACTTTGTTGAGTTTAAACGGAGTACAAAGATTGTGTACCGGAGATATGCAGGGCTGTTCTTCTGTGTGTGTGTTGACGCCACGGACAATGAGCTAGCCTATCTGGAGGCTATACATTTCTTCGTCGAGGTCCTAGACCAGTTCTTTGGCAATGTCTGTGAGCTGGATCTGGTATTCAACTTTTACAAG GTATATGCGATTCTTGATGAGGTGTTTCTCGCGGGCGAAATCGAGGAAACAAGCAAACAGGTTGTGCTTACGAGGCTGGAACACTTGGACAAGCTCGAGTGA
- the dph5 gene encoding diphthine synthase, giving the protein MLYLVGLGLADETDITVKGLEVVKRAERVYLEAYTSILLVSKEKLEAFYGRPVIEADRELVETGSDEILAGADKADVAFLVVGDPFGATTHTDLVLRAREMGIESKVIPNASIMSGIGCTGLQLYNFGQTVSMVFFTENWKPTSYYDRVKENVQLGLHTLVLLDIKVKEQSYENMARGRRIFEPPRYMTVAQCASQMLETEEERKEGVFGPDSLAVGAARVGGPDQKLVVGTLKELSEVDMGPPLHSLVLLGRKAHDLERLYIREFAVDKATFDASWNKGYGATS; this is encoded by the exons ATGTTGTATCTTGTTGGTCTTGGTCTCGCTGATGAAACTGACATCACTGTAAAAGGCCTCGAGGTTGTCAAGAGAGCCGAGCGGGTTTACCTTGAGGCATACACAAGCATTCTGCTAGTGAGCAAAGAGAAGCTA GAAGCGTTCTATGGACGTCCCGTTATCGAAGCAGATAGGGAACTTGTTGAGACCGGCAGTGATGAGATCCTGGCTGGGGCCGACAAGGCGGATGTTGCATTCCTTGTAGTTGGCGATCCTTTTGG AGCCACGACACATACGGACTTGGTTCTCCGAGCTCGAGAGATGGGCATCGAATCCAAAGTTATCCCGAACGCGTCAATCATGTCCGGCATTGGCTGCACCGGTCTGCAACTCTACAATTTCGGACAAACTGTGAGCATGGTGTTCTTCACGGAGAACTGGAAGCCGACCTCTTACTACGACCGGGTCAAAGAAAACGTTCAGTTGGGTCTCCACACATTAGTCCTCTTGGAtatcaaggtcaaggagcaaTCGTATGAGAACATGGCTAGAGGACGGAGGATATTTGAACCTCCAAGGTACATGACCGTTGCCCAATGTGCGAGCCAAATGCTGGAAACCGAGGAAGAACGAAAGGAAGGTGTCTTTGGACCCGACAGCCTTGCGGTTGGAGCTGCTAGAGTCGGCGGTCCTGACCAGAAACTGGTTGTGGGCACTCTCAAAGAACTGTCAGAGGTGGACATGGGACCGCCTTTGCACAGCTTGGTGTTGCTTGGAAGAAAAGCACATGATCTGGAGCGACTTTATATCAGAGAATTTGCTGTGGATAAGGCAACCTTTGATGCCAGCTGGAACAAAGGGTATGGGGCAACTTCATGA